The Anas platyrhynchos isolate ZD024472 breed Pekin duck chromosome 3, IASCAAS_PekinDuck_T2T, whole genome shotgun sequence genome includes a window with the following:
- the LOC101798976 gene encoding rho-related GTP-binding protein RhoB: MAAIRKKLVVVGDGACGKTCLLIVFSKDEFPEVYVPTVFENYVADIEVDGKQVELALWDTAGQEDYDRLRPLSYPDTDVILMCFSVDSPDSLENIPEKWVPEVKHFCPNVPIILVANKKDLRNDEHVRNELARMKQEPVRTEDGRAMAIRIQAYDYLECSAKTKEGVREVFETATRAALQKRYGTQNGCINCCKVL; encoded by the coding sequence ATGGCCGCCATCCGCAAGaagctggtggtggtgggggacGGCGCCTGCGGCAAGACCTGCCTGCTCATCGTCTTCAGCAAGGACGAGTTCCCTGAGGTCTACGTGCCCACCGTCTTCGAGAACTACGTGGCCGACATCGAGGTGGACGGCAAGCAGGTGGAGCTGGCCCTGTGGGACACAGCTGGCCAGGAGGACTACGACCGCCTGCGCCCCCTCTCCTACCCAGACACTGACGTGATCCTCATGTGCTTCTCCGTGGACAGTCCGGACTCGCTGGAGAACATCCCGGAGAAGTGGGTGCCCGAGGTCAAGCACTTCTGCCCCAACGTCCCCATCATCCTGGTGGCCAACAAGAAAGACCTGCGCAACGACGAGCACGTGCGCAACGAGCTGGCCCGCATGAAGCAGGAGCCGGTGCGCACCGAGGACGGCCGTGCCATGGCCATTCGCATCCAGGCCTACGACTACCTGGAGTGCTCGGCCAAGACCAAGGAGGGCGTCCGGGAGGTCTTCGAGACGGCCACCCGGGCGGCCTTGCAGAAGCGCTACGGCACCCAGAACGGCTGCATCAACTGCTGCAAAGTGCTATAG